GGGGGCTCCGGCCACCGGGGCTTCCGGGAGCGGCGGCACCGAGGATCTGGTGGTGGACGCGCTCGGGAAGCTGTGCCCGATTCCGGTGATCGAGCTCGCCAAGGTGATCGGTGACGTGCCGGTGGGCGGGGTGGTGACGGTGCTGGCCGACGACGAGGCCGCGCGGCTCGACATCCCCGCGTGGTGCGACATGCGTTCGCAGGAGTACGTGGGCGCGCACCCGGTGGGCGGCGGGACCGCCTACCGGGTGCGGCGTCTCAACTAGGCGGCGAGGAAGGTCTCCACCTCGGCGGCGGCCTCGTGGCCGTACGCCTTGGTGAAGCGGTCCATGAAGTTCGCGCGGCGCAGCGTGTACTCCTGGGTGCCGAGCGTCTCGATGACCAGGGTGGCGAGCATGCAGCCGATCTGGGCGGCGCGCTCCAGGCCGACGCCCCAGGACAGGCCGGAGAGGAAGCCCGCGCGGAACGCGTCGCCGACGCCCGTCGGGTCGACCTTGGCCTCCTCCTCGGCGCAGCCGACCTCGATCGGGTCGGCGCCGACGGCCTCGATGCGCACGCCGCGCGAGCCGAGGGTGGTGACGCGGTGGCCGACCTTGCCGAGGATCTCCGCGTCGGTCCAGCCGGTCTTCGACTCGATGAGGCCCTTCTCGTACTCGTTGGAGAAGAGGTACGTCGCGCCCTCGAGCAGCGTGCGGATGTCGTCCCCGGACATGCGCGCGATCTGCTGGGAGAAGTCCGCGGCGAAGGGGATCGAGCGGGACTTGCACTCCTCGGTGTGCCGGAGCATCGCCTCGGGGTCGTCGGCGCCGATCAGGACCAGGTCCAGGCCGCCCACGCGCTCGGCCACCGAGTGGAGCTCGATCTGGCGGGCCTCGCTCATCGCGCCCGTGTAGAAGGAGCCGATCTGGTTGTGGTCGGAGTCCGTGGTGCAGACGAAGCGTGCGGTGTGCAGGACTTCGGAGATACGGACCGAGCCGGTGTCCACGCCGTGGCGGTCGAGCCAGGCGCGGTACTCGTCGAAGTCGGAGCCGGCCGCACCGACCAGGATCGGCTTGGTGCCGAGCTGGCCCATGCCGAAGCAGATGTTGGCGCCTACGCCTCCGCGCCGTACGTCGAGGTTGTCGACGAGGAAGGAGAGGGAGACCGTGTGCAGCTGATCCGCGACCAGTTGGTCGGCGAAGCGGCCGGGGAAGGTCATGAGGTGATCGGTGGCGATGGAGCCGGTGACTGCAATGCGCACGGCGAGGACGCTCCTGTGGAGGAGGGAGGTTGACACTTCACGCTACCGGGTCGGCCGCTGGGCACCGAAGCCGGGAAACTACCTGATAGTAGGGCTTTTTTCGAAGCGTCCCAGGTGCGTACGGTGCGAATATGGAAGACGTTCTTGAACAGAGCATGGGCGAGCCCGGTCTGGTCGAACTCCGCGGTGACTGC
The sequence above is drawn from the Streptomyces sp. NBC_01465 genome and encodes:
- a CDS encoding carbohydrate kinase family protein, coding for MRIAVTGSIATDHLMTFPGRFADQLVADQLHTVSLSFLVDNLDVRRGGVGANICFGMGQLGTKPILVGAAGSDFDEYRAWLDRHGVDTGSVRISEVLHTARFVCTTDSDHNQIGSFYTGAMSEARQIELHSVAERVGGLDLVLIGADDPEAMLRHTEECKSRSIPFAADFSQQIARMSGDDIRTLLEGATYLFSNEYEKGLIESKTGWTDAEILGKVGHRVTTLGSRGVRIEAVGADPIEVGCAEEEAKVDPTGVGDAFRAGFLSGLSWGVGLERAAQIGCMLATLVIETLGTQEYTLRRANFMDRFTKAYGHEAAAEVETFLAA